ATTATGAAGAATTTTAATGATGGTTCCAAGAAAATTTCTTGGGTTTCAATTTTGAATGCTGCTGTTCAAGCTTTGATTGCAGCTCTTACTGCACTGGGAGTAAGCTCGTGCGCAAATGCCTTATAGCAATGTTAAGTGTTGAATGTTAAATGTTGAATTATTAATTTAATACTCTGTTACTGGCGAGGTACTTTTCCTCGTCAGTAACACTTGCTTAATATCTGACATTTCCATATACTCTATTCGATTTTTTGCAAGTATGCTTTAGGAATATATCCTGTCGTAACAGCACACAACCCCTTGATACTCACATAAAGTTTATGATCTTTTTTGATACGGACGACATAGCCTTCCGCTCCTTTCAAAGAACCTTCAATGACTCGGAACTTGTCGCCTTTGGTAAACTTGGGATTATACTCATCGTAAAAATCCAGTCCTTCAACACCAGAAGTTGCTACAATATTGAAGATTTTACTTCACGTTCTGAAATTTTAGAAGGTTCTTTCAAGTTCTCAGAATTTTTGCCACGATAGAGCATCACTTTATTGAGAAATTTGCGTTCAATCTCTTCGGCTTCTGTTCTCGTAGTACGGAAAAGAATGAGAGATGGCATAATAGGAACTTCCTTCACCAGACTCTTTTTCTTATTCTTGTCCCAATATTCTTGTTTCACATCATAAATATGCTCTATCCCTTTGGCAACGAAATATGCCTTGATAGGCTTTCCTTTCCCAAAAAATATCTTGAATGCGTACCAACTCTCCTCGTTGTCTGGTTGTATCATTGTTTATTTTTTCTATTTTGATCAGGGTGTACTTCTCATTCCCCCGTGTCGTGAAATCATGTTTCAAAACACTTGGCAAGAAAGGGTTGGTTAGTCTATTTCCAATAACGGAAACCTCTAATCACAGACGTACTCCTGATCCAAGAGCATGATAGTCTGCAACCCTTGGAATGATTAGCTGTCCGATTCCTTTGTCCTCAAAATCCTTCCCTCAATCACTCCCGTTCTTCTGAATCTCTATATAAGAGACACAGAAAACCGAAAAACATTCTTTCAATCAACGACTTAGAAGATTGTGTACGAGAAGAATGCTGAAAAAATGTAGAATTTCGTAGAATGATATTAATTTTTTAACACGCATAATTTGCTTGTTTCCAACAATTTTCGTAATTTTGCGGTAAGATTCTGTGTCTCTTATATAAAGATTCAGAAAAATTGGTTCATTTTGGTTCATTTTACATAATCCCTCTTTTTATTCTTTTTTGTGGCTTATAGGGCTGCCAGTTTCTTGGCGTTGGCATCATCTACTTCTGAGCTTTTGATGGAACGGAGATAGATTTGTGTGGTGGTTTCGGAATGATGTCCCAATGCCTCGCTGATGACAGAGATAGAGATATGATTATCTCTTGCCGTCGTTGCCCAGGAATGGCGGGCAACATAGAGGGTGAGCTTGCCCTTGATGCCTATCGTAGCTCCAAACTTACTGAGGTGGTAGGAGATACGCGCTTCCGCATTGTGATATAGGCGTGCCTCATCCTGCTTTTTGTCAATAGTTTTATCCTGTCTTTTGTTTCCATCATCAACAAGGAAAGGAAAGAGATAAGATGAGGAGGCGGTCTGCGCCTGATACTTTTCCAACAACTCCTGCATCTCCTTCTCCCATCGGATGGTGAGACGCTGTCCTGTCTTTCTTCTTGTATAATGAAGATAACCGTCCTTGAGGTCAGATTTGCGGAGATGAGCCAGGTCGATGAAAGAGATACCACGCAGATAGAAACTCATCAGGAATGTATCTCTTGCCATCTCTTCCTTGGGATTGAGATCCTTGACAGATTGCAGACTCTTGATCTGGCTGACATTCTCTGTAGGTATGGCTCTCTTGCGAGTTTGGGCAATACCGGTATAGACATCCGAGAAGGGATGCTGCTGTGGCGTCAGTCCCTTTGCCACAGCTTTGTTGTAGGTGGCACGGAGGATGCGGAGATAGAAGGAGTTGGTGTTTTTGCATACCTCCGCCGTATGATGCAGGTACGCCTCATACGAGCGCATCACTTCTGCATCTATCTCTTGTAGGGCAATATCCTTGTTGTCACGGTATCGCTTAAAGCTGTTGAGGGATGCCTTGTAATGCAGCGAGGTGCGGTATTGCCCGTTTTTCATCAACAGGGCGATGAGGAGGTTCATGAACTGGAATAAAGACTCTGATGTTTTCTTGTTTCTTGACATAACGATTGTGTATTTATGAAGTTTATTAATATATGATAGGGGCACCTCTGTCTCTATTCAAGAAACAAAGATGCCCCTATATAATATATTAATGTGTCAAGGACGCCAGTTCGTATGAAAACACAGGCTGACCTCCAATAGAGAAAGGAAACAAATAGATTCCTAATCTCTCAAGCACCCTACCGGCACAACATATACGCCGTCCTGCGGACGCTGGTAGGCATATTTACCGACACCAGTCAACACCATTTTGAAAGATGGAGACTTCATCTTATCGGTATCGATTTTACTTTCCAATGTCACCAGGTTTCTTGCGCCCTCCTCTATGAGCTTGTCGCCACCCAGCTTCACCTCAATCAACCCATACTTGCCATTACGAAGATGAACTACAGCATCACACTCCAGACCTTTTCTATCACGAAAATGATAAACGGAGCCACCTAATGCATCAGCATAAACTCTCAAATCACGTACACACAAGGTTTCAAAGAATAAGCCAAACGTACTCAAATCATTGATCAAGTCATCCGGTCCCATTCCCAAAGCTGCAGTTGCAATCGAAGGGTCGGTAAAATATCTGGTATCAGAAGTACGTATCGCCGACTTGCTTCTCATATTCGGGTTCCAGGCTGTAGAATCCTCTATCACAAATATCTTCTTCAAAGCCTTGATGTAGGAATAGATGGTATTCTCACTAACCTCAGTACTCTCATTGTTGGCAATATCTGCCAAAATGGTACTTGCAGTAGCCTGACTTCCCTGATTTCTCGCATACGAACGCATAATCCTCCGTGCTAATTCACTATCACGGTTGACTCCATCTACACGGGATACATCGAATCTGGTTACTGCCTCAAAATACTCAATGGCCTGCTGTAAAGCTGCCTGCTTGCTTTTCTTATCCAAGGCTTTCGGCCAGCCACCCCGACAAGTCAAATATGCCAGATACTCCAAGTCAATGGGGTTGATTCCTTCTACGAAGTAATCCGTCCTGTCGGTTGCGAACAATTTGGCAAGGCTCACCTCTCCTGTAGAATCTTCTGATTCCCACAAACTCATTGTTCGGAGTTTGAGCCAGGCAAAACGCCCCGTACCCGTATGAAAGATTTCGTCATAACTAGGTGGTACAGCAGACCCGGTCAGTATGAACTGCCCATCATCATCACGCTTATCCACTTCATTTCTGACGGCATCCCAGAACTTAGGTGCTATTTGCCATTCATCTATCAAACGTGGCGTTTCACCTCGAAGCAATAGTTTGATATTGGTATTGGCCATAGCAATGTTCTGCTCCATAGTATCTGGATCAGACATAGACAGGATACTTTTAGCCTGTTGGCTGGCTAGAGTAGTTTTACCGCAATACTTAGGACCTTCTATCAAAACAGCCCCCATCGCATCCAGTTTTTCTGCCAATATTTTATCTGCAATTCTTGCTTTATATTCTTTCCTAAAAACTCATTTTTAATTTCTGATGCAAAAATAATATATTTTGCTGAATATCAAGCAAATAAAATAGTTTAACCTTGTTATTTTCCTATTCCGTTATGGCAGTTGGCGCTTTTTCGTTGTGGCAGTTGGCGCTTTTTCGTTGTGGCAGTTGGCGCTTTTTCATTGTGGCAGTTGGCGCATTTTCGTTGTGACAGTTGACCCAAATTCATTGTGGCAGTTGGCGAAATTATTGCTTCTGATACATGTTTTATCCTGTTTCATGGGCCATCACCGGCAACATAAAGAGCCGCAGCTACGGTACCTGCAGAGAAGTGGGCTTCAGCTATCCCAACCATTTCGCCCGCCTCTTCAGACAAAAGACGGGAATGTCTCCTAGTGCTTTCAGAAAACAGCTGTTAAAAGAATAATCCTGCCTGTATCAGGAAGCAACGATGGAATGACTGAACTTATGATGCTTGACCATCCAGCGGTATACAACCACACAGATGATAACAGAGAACAGCGAACCGAACCACGTCGTGATACCCATAGGATAGAGCGTATCCGGATACATCTCTGAGGCAAGATAAGCCAACGGAATTCTTACCAGGATGACCGACAGGAAATTATAAACAAAAGAGATGATGGAATAGCCGCAGGCTGTAAACAAGCCTGAGAAGCAGAAGTGAATGCCGGCAAAAAGGCAATCATAAATATATCCCTGCAGATAAACGGCTCCTTTTTCTACTACAACAGGATCATCGGTAAAGATACCCACTGCCACCTCCGGGAAAATCTCCCAAACGGCAATCATCAGAATGCCATAACCAAAGATGATGACAAGCGAACAGCGCAAAGTTTTAAGCACACGGTCTACATTGCCTGCACCATAGTTTTGGGAACAGATGGCAGATACGGTAGACAGCATGGCAGAAGGAAGAATAAAAACCAGACCGATAAACTTCTCTACGATGCCCACAGCACCGGCATCATACACGCCTCGTCCATTGGCAATTACGGCAATGGCAAGAAAGCCCAACTGGATGAAACCATCCTGCATAGCTATCGGGAAGCCTATCTTCAGAATACTTTTTACCGTCTGACGGTTCGGACGGAAATCATGTCTGTGAACATCAAATACCTCACGATGACGCCTGATAGCAAGGAGGGCTACCATCACACTGAACATTTGCGACAAGGTAGTACCCAATGCCGCACCTCGGGCTCCCCACCCCAGATATCCGATAAAGAAAAAGTCGAGAAGAATATTCACCACACAAGCCACAGCTACGAAATACATCGGACTCTTCGAATCGCCCAACCCACGAAAGATTGAGGCTATCACATTATATGCCATGATGAACGGAATGCCGATAAAGCATACCATGAGATAATCACGGGTACCTTCCACAGCCTCGGGTGGCGTATCCATCAGCCTGACAATACCATCACGGCAACAAAGCAACACCAGCGCCAGCAAAATACTCAAGGTAAAGAACATGGTAGCAGTATTACCAATAACCCGGGAAGCCCGGCGCTGATCCTTTGCACCGATGGCATGAGCCGTATTCACAGTAGTACCCATAGCCAGACCAATGACTACGCAAGTAACAAAATACATTACCTGCGCACCATTAGATACAGCCGTAGTACTATCTACATTACAATATCTACCTATCACGAAAAGATCGGCCAAACCATAGAGAATCTGTAGGAAATAAGCCAGAATATAAGGTAACAAAAAGGTCGTGATATTCCCCCAAATGCTACCTTGTGTCAAGTCTGTTCTATTCATCGGTTGCAAAGATACTATAAAAAACAGAAATAGCGAGACAATCTTACTTATTTTTTCTCAAATTCTGCAAATTTGTGATATATCACCAACATTCACGGAGCCGTGGTTACCTCATACCGGACATAGATAAAAAAAAACTCCGGAGAACCAAGATTGATTCTTCGGAGTTTTTGTACACCCTTAGGGATTCGAACCCTAGACCCACTGATTAAGAGTCAGTTGCTCTACCAACTGAGCTAAGGGTGCCTCTGCTAAAAACTTTGTTTTCAAAAGCGAGTGCAAAGGTAATACATTTTTCTGAAACCGCCAAATTTTTATGGATATTTTTTGAAAAAATCTTTCATTTTATCCATTATGATTGGTTGATGAAAGCATTATTCCTTCAGCCAACCACCTATCAGGCTGATGATTTCCTGTCTTGTAGGCTCTGGGAACGACAAGATGCGAGTTTTGTGCGAACCGCCATGACACATATAAACATGCAGGTTCTGGTTTACATGATGCAGATAAGGAAATCAGAATACAAATCCTGCATTGATATAGAATCCTACATTCTTACCCAAGCTAGAATAATTAGCCTGAATGCTTACCGGACCCAATACGAAATCATAGGATGCTCTCAAGGCTCCTCCCCACAAATCATCACCGATGAGAATATGGGAAAACTTGCGGGCTTCCTTGCCATACTCTCCCAGAGCGGTAAGATAGAACTTTCCTTTCACCCGATAGCGGAAACCAAGCTGACCAGTCACCACATTGCGCTCCAGCAGATGAACATGCTGCGCACTCTCCCATGCCACTTGCCAAGGCAGATAGTAACCGTCAGCTACTCCACCTGCATAATTCTGATAAATGGCTGGTACGGAACTGCCAAACAAGAAGCGGCTCTTGAGTTTAGGAAGCAGATAGAATCTGGAATTGAGACGTACGGCACATTCTCCTTGAAAAACAGCTTCGCCAAAAGGATTACCATCAGCATAATGTATTCCGTCATCCGTATGCAGAATGCCCTGAACCTGAATGCGGCTGCCACGGGTCGGGAAATAACGGCGGTCGTAAGTATCCATCACAACAGATGCAAAGTAGTTCAGAAAATGGTCTGACGAACGTGTCTGGATGCTTCCGTCGCGTTCGAACATATCAGAATGATAATGATAATAATCAAACTGCACTCCCGATTTCAATCTGAAATTACCGATATCGCGGGTATAGAATCCAGCGAAAGAATGCGAAAGAAACTCCAGGGCATCCAACTTATGCTTGTCCGCATAAAGGTCGAAATCATAATGAGCCATACGATAGGAAATGCCAATTTTCGCTCCGAAAAGGTTGCCATAGGCATATTTCATTTCCAGATAGGGATTACGGGAAATGCGTCCTGTAAAGGCATAGTGATGACGGGTAGAAAACTGCTGGTTATTGGATATCTGAGCAATGACGCTCGCCAAATCCTGCGTATCAAAACGTGCACCTACACTGATTCTTCTCGATTCGTTGGGTTCCAGCATGAATACCAGGTCATAAGGTTCCTCGTTAGACTGTCTGTATTCTACACGCGAAAAGATATTCAGTCCCCTGAGCATGGCAAGTGTGCCATCTATCTCCTCAGGACTGACTTCCGAATTCTCCCGTAGAGCAATATTCTTTCTAATCCACTTTTCCTCCTCTCCGCTGATGCCTTCTATCCGGATGCTTCCTATATGATAAGCTTCCGTCTGAGAAGGTTTCGGCTGTTTGAGGCGTTTATCCTGTAATGTATCATCAGAGGCTACAGAATCACAAGCATCAGCATAGATA
This Segatella copri DSM 18205 DNA region includes the following protein-coding sequences:
- a CDS encoding smalltalk protein, coding for MKNFNDGSKKISWVSILNAAVQALIAALTALGVSSCANAL
- a CDS encoding transcription termination/antitermination NusG family protein translates to MIQPDNEESWYAFKIFFGKGKPIKAYFVAKGIEHIYDVKQEYWDKNKKKSLVKEVPIMPSLILFRTTRTEAEEIERKFLNKVMLYRGKNSENLKEPSKISEREVKSSIL
- a CDS encoding tyrosine-type recombinase/integrase; the encoded protein is MSRNKKTSESLFQFMNLLIALLMKNGQYRTSLHYKASLNSFKRYRDNKDIALQEIDAEVMRSYEAYLHHTAEVCKNTNSFYLRILRATYNKAVAKGLTPQQHPFSDVYTGIAQTRKRAIPTENVSQIKSLQSVKDLNPKEEMARDTFLMSFYLRGISFIDLAHLRKSDLKDGYLHYTRRKTGQRLTIRWEKEMQELLEKYQAQTASSSYLFPFLVDDGNKRQDKTIDKKQDEARLYHNAEARISYHLSKFGATIGIKGKLTLYVARHSWATTARDNHISISVISEALGHHSETTTQIYLRSIKSSEVDDANAKKLAAL
- a CDS encoding ATP-binding protein, whose product is MGAVLIEGPKYCGKTTLASQQAKSILSMSDPDTMEQNIAMANTNIKLLLRGETPRLIDEWQIAPKFWDAVRNEVDKRDDDGQFILTGSAVPPSYDEIFHTGTGRFAWLKLRTMSLWESEDSTGEVSLAKLFATDRTDYFVEGINPIDLEYLAYLTCRGGWPKALDKKSKQAALQQAIEYFEAVTRFDVSRVDGVNRDSELARRIMRSYARNQGSQATASTILADIANNESTEVSENTIYSYIKALKKIFVIEDSTAWNPNMRSKSAIRTSDTRYFTDPSIATAALGMGPDDLINDLSTFGLFFETLCVRDLRVYADALGGSVYHFRDRKGLECDAVVHLRNGKYGLIEVKLGGDKLIEEGARNLVTLESKIDTDKMKSPSFKMVLTGVGKYAYQRPQDGVYVVPVGCLRD
- a CDS encoding helix-turn-helix domain-containing protein, whose translation is MFYPVSWAITGNIKSRSYGTCREVGFSYPNHFARLFRQKTGMSPSAFRKQLLKE
- a CDS encoding MATE family efflux transporter translates to MNRTDLTQGSIWGNITTFLLPYILAYFLQILYGLADLFVIGRYCNVDSTTAVSNGAQVMYFVTCVVIGLAMGTTVNTAHAIGAKDQRRASRVIGNTATMFFTLSILLALVLLCCRDGIVRLMDTPPEAVEGTRDYLMVCFIGIPFIMAYNVIASIFRGLGDSKSPMYFVAVACVVNILLDFFFIGYLGWGARGAALGTTLSQMFSVMVALLAIRRHREVFDVHRHDFRPNRQTVKSILKIGFPIAMQDGFIQLGFLAIAVIANGRGVYDAGAVGIVEKFIGLVFILPSAMLSTVSAICSQNYGAGNVDRVLKTLRCSLVIIFGYGILMIAVWEIFPEVAVGIFTDDPVVVEKGAVYLQGYIYDCLFAGIHFCFSGLFTACGYSIISFVYNFLSVILVRIPLAYLASEMYPDTLYPMGITTWFGSLFSVIICVVVYRWMVKHHKFSHSIVAS
- a CDS encoding patatin-like phospholipase family protein gives rise to the protein MMVHRDKILCFLVLICCFFAHTPLQAQQPRKKVGLVLGGGGAKGAAEVGVLKVLEEADIPVDYIAGTSIGAIVGGLYAIGYDAADIDSLYRNQNWLFLLSDQVKRESETFLSKEEREKYIVHIPLSKERKVSLPTGYVKGQNIFNLFSKLTVGYHQVDDFSNLPIPYRCVAVDLVEGKEVVFSSGSLPLAMRASMSIPGVFAPVEWKGKMLVDGGALNNLPVDVAKEMGADVIICVDLSTGWKKKEELKSASSVVEQLISMMGQNKYRKNMAEADLYINPSLKGYSAASFQSEAIDTMIQRGEQAARQKWDELLALRKYIYADACDSVASDDTLQDKRLKQPKPSQTEAYHIGSIRIEGISGEEEKWIRKNIALRENSEVSPEEIDGTLAMLRGLNIFSRVEYRQSNEEPYDLVFMLEPNESRRISVGARFDTQDLASVIAQISNNQQFSTRHHYAFTGRISRNPYLEMKYAYGNLFGAKIGISYRMAHYDFDLYADKHKLDALEFLSHSFAGFYTRDIGNFRLKSGVQFDYYHYHSDMFERDGSIQTRSSDHFLNYFASVVMDTYDRRYFPTRGSRIQVQGILHTDDGIHYADGNPFGEAVFQGECAVRLNSRFYLLPKLKSRFLFGSSVPAIYQNYAGGVADGYYLPWQVAWESAQHVHLLERNVVTGQLGFRYRVKGKFYLTALGEYGKEARKFSHILIGDDLWGGALRASYDFVLGPVSIQANYSSLGKNVGFYINAGFVF